The Streptomyces aurantiacus genome includes a region encoding these proteins:
- a CDS encoding 3-deoxy-7-phosphoheptulonate synthase, with protein MSAASSVRDRDLRPPAALGVGPGRLVAEEQQPVWADPQRASAVRAELAARPGLVGWEEVQMLRMLMAEAAGGTYQIIQAGDCAEDPAECGGQAVNRKIGLIDALAGVMKINTGRPVIRIGRIAGQFAKPRSSPTEVVDGRELPVYRGHLVNGPAATLEERRADPDRMLACYAAADRATTLLRQRTGAWMPPTGAPVWTSHEALVLDYERPLLRRAMGGQSYLSSTHLPWIGERTRHPQGSHVGLLATVANPVACKVGPTMTPAELTVLCARLDPNREPGRLTLIARMGVAQVAARLPALVTAVREAGHPVSWLCDPMHGNTTKTATGLKTRSVHTVIEEIVAFQQAVAKAGGVASGLHLETTPDDVTECVWSTSQSADVGRHYTTLCDPRLNPRQAIAVAGAWSAV; from the coding sequence ATGTCCGCGGCATCATCCGTTCGTGACCGCGATCTGCGGCCGCCGGCAGCCCTCGGCGTCGGCCCGGGCCGGCTCGTCGCTGAGGAACAGCAACCCGTGTGGGCCGACCCGCAGCGCGCGTCCGCCGTGCGGGCCGAACTCGCGGCCCGGCCGGGCCTGGTGGGCTGGGAGGAGGTGCAGATGCTGCGCATGCTGATGGCCGAGGCGGCCGGCGGCACCTACCAGATCATCCAGGCCGGGGACTGCGCGGAGGACCCCGCCGAGTGCGGAGGGCAGGCGGTGAACCGCAAGATCGGCCTGATCGACGCGCTGGCGGGCGTCATGAAGATCAACACCGGCCGGCCGGTCATCCGGATCGGCCGCATCGCCGGCCAGTTCGCCAAGCCCCGCAGCTCCCCCACCGAGGTCGTCGACGGGCGCGAACTGCCCGTCTACCGCGGCCATCTGGTCAACGGCCCCGCCGCCACCCTGGAGGAGCGCCGCGCCGACCCCGACCGCATGCTCGCCTGCTACGCGGCCGCGGACCGGGCCACCACCTTGCTGCGTCAGCGCACCGGTGCCTGGATGCCGCCGACCGGAGCGCCCGTGTGGACCAGCCATGAGGCGCTGGTCCTGGACTACGAACGGCCGCTGCTGCGCCGCGCGATGGGCGGCCAGAGCTACCTGTCCTCCACCCACCTGCCCTGGATCGGGGAACGGACCCGCCATCCGCAGGGCTCCCACGTCGGGCTGCTCGCCACGGTCGCCAACCCCGTGGCCTGCAAGGTCGGCCCCACCATGACACCCGCGGAGCTGACCGTGCTGTGCGCCCGGCTCGATCCGAACAGGGAGCCCGGCCGTCTCACACTGATCGCCCGGATGGGCGTCGCCCAGGTCGCCGCGCGCCTGCCGGCGCTGGTCACGGCCGTCCGCGAGGCCGGGCATCCGGTGTCCTGGCTGTGCGACCCGATGCACGGCAACACGACCAAGACCGCCACCGGCCTCAAGACCCGGTCGGTGCACACCGTCATCGAAGAGATCGTGGCCTTCCAGCAGGCCGTCGCCAAAGCCGGCGGCGTCGCGTCCGGCCTCCACCTCGAGACCACGCCGGACGACGTCACGGAATGCGTCTGGAGCACGTCCCAGTCCGCCGACGTCGGCCGGCACTACACCACGCTGTGCGACCCGCGGCTCAACCCCCGACAGGCCATCGCCGTGGCCGGCGCCTGGAGCGCCGTCTGA
- the pheA gene encoding prephenate dehydratase produces MSIAYLGPPGSFTEAALHGLYIPHHNAVPYPTVRQALDAVRRAETTAAVIPWENSVEGAVTESVDALVAGRNLSIVGETLLRVEFALAVPPAGTLGSIRQVLTHPIAHAQCRTWLDDHLPRADVVTTSSTAHAAREVGTTGAPGLAAIAAPNTLERYGLKIVACDIGDRQDAVTRFVKVAPPTVGSLPTGADRTSMVVPLADKMQQLHAVLEEFTRACVPLTAVLSRPGGSRLGTYFFLLECEGHVDDPEVGLVVATLARRHAVHVLGSYPRADLSRLALST; encoded by the coding sequence ATGTCCATCGCCTATTTGGGCCCGCCCGGCTCGTTCACCGAAGCAGCTCTGCACGGGCTCTACATCCCGCACCACAACGCGGTGCCCTATCCCACGGTCCGCCAGGCCCTCGACGCGGTGCGCCGCGCGGAGACCACCGCCGCTGTCATCCCCTGGGAGAACTCGGTCGAGGGTGCCGTCACGGAGTCCGTCGACGCGCTCGTCGCCGGACGCAACCTGTCCATCGTCGGCGAGACGCTGCTGCGTGTGGAGTTCGCGCTCGCCGTTCCCCCGGCCGGCACCCTCGGCTCCATCCGGCAGGTCCTGACGCATCCCATCGCGCACGCCCAGTGCCGCACCTGGCTCGACGACCACCTGCCGCGGGCCGATGTGGTCACCACGTCCTCCACCGCACACGCCGCCCGGGAGGTCGGCACCACCGGCGCACCCGGTCTCGCCGCCATCGCCGCCCCCAACACCCTCGAGCGCTACGGCCTCAAGATCGTCGCCTGCGACATCGGCGACCGGCAGGACGCGGTGACCCGCTTCGTCAAGGTCGCCCCGCCCACCGTCGGTTCCCTGCCCACCGGCGCCGACCGCACCAGCATGGTCGTGCCGCTGGCCGACAAGATGCAGCAGCTGCACGCCGTACTGGAGGAGTTCACCCGCGCCTGCGTGCCGCTGACAGCGGTGCTGTCCCGGCCCGGCGGCTCCCGCCTGGGCACCTACTTCTTCCTCCTCGAATGCGAGGGGCACGTGGACGACCCCGAGGTCGGCCTCGTCGTCGCCACCCTCGCCCGGCGCCACGCCGTCCACGTCCTGGGCAGCTACCCCCGTGCCGATCTCAGCCGGCTGGCACTGTCGACGTAG
- the aroH gene encoding chorismate mutase translates to MTTPTSQASGPGALTVRAVRGAAQVASDDPALIEQATSELLGEILRRNGLGDADLISIVFTTTHDLRSAFPAAAARKLGLTDVPLLCTAEIAVPGSLHRVIRILAHVHSRRPRDAMHHVYLGGAAALRPDLSAPTPGTDFPLPQGA, encoded by the coding sequence GTGACGACCCCGACCAGCCAGGCGAGCGGACCCGGCGCGCTCACCGTGCGTGCCGTGCGCGGTGCCGCCCAGGTCGCCTCCGACGACCCCGCCCTCATCGAACAGGCCACCAGTGAACTCCTCGGCGAGATCCTGCGGCGCAACGGCCTGGGCGATGCGGACCTGATCAGCATCGTCTTCACCACCACCCACGACCTGCGCTCCGCCTTCCCGGCGGCCGCGGCCAGGAAGCTGGGCCTGACCGATGTACCGCTGTTGTGCACCGCCGAGATCGCGGTCCCGGGCTCCCTGCACCGCGTCATCCGGATTCTGGCGCATGTGCACAGCAGGCGGCCCCGCGACGCCATGCACCACGTCTATCTCGGCGGGGCGGCGGCGCTGCGCCCCGACCTGAGTGCCCCGACCCCGGGAACCGACTTCCCTCTGCCCCAAGGAGCCTGA